In Pseudobacter ginsenosidimutans, the following are encoded in one genomic region:
- a CDS encoding SusC/RagA family TonB-linked outer membrane protein, giving the protein MRPKTITLIACLLLFQATLFAQKINFTGKSVTLQKTFAAIESQTGYSVFCNKELLKQAKPVNVTAVDMPLQKFLQLILEGQQLRYDIEGNTIFIKQTEKTAPKPPNDDTHLAPASRELKGKILDAATGNPVAGASIHIPGRNTGVSSDAKGEFSIKVNDGEKIEISSIGYESQELIIRAATHFLDIRLNVAQEAMKDVVVTGYQKVNKRTFTGSVGKVKSDQLATAGISDVGKSLQGMVAGVAVENTSGTFGTKSKIRIRGTSSISGNQEPLWVVDGVVIDDPVNLNPNQLYSGDAATMLSSAISGINPDDIEDIQILKDASATAMYGTQAVNGVIVVSTKKGKIGAPVVSYKNNFSMAMKPSVTQFNVMNSKQRMEFSEELYDKNMLDFTNLNRNYGAFGKLLSQLSRKEITWDEYYDNIQRAKTYNTDWFDELFRNSVNQEHSISVSSGTEKSQIYLSGSYFRDAGQTVGQHLDRYTANIRANFDFTKKFSLTGTLYASARNQRSFGTENSTEAIAGIVERAFDINPYTYARSTSRAMRPYDDNGNLEYYQMNYAPFNIVNELKNNFIDIRLREIKFQIDANWKITKNLSYNGIFSGRMSSVASDHIATEKSNTALSYRAMQNSSVRGANTNLYNDPFDLSQYPISVLPRGGIVITDNTLGEFYTVRNSLNWKSYFAENHSIDLLAGTELRHRKYLTDYYKGYGFEYFSGLTSSPDYRAIQRDILSGTADPYYGKSQNIQHEASFFANLAYSIQNKYNFTLSTRADGSNRLGTSERFRFLPIWVVGASWNMDEEAFIKDIEAIDFLKLRSSYGLRGNISGLGSAEMLAYYGTTTRFDPNTIETVINITSPENPTMRWEKEKMFNAAVEFGLYNRVTTTLEYYSRYNYDLIGGIEVSRVSGQQRKTVNWADMRNHGFEVTINTSNIKRRDFAWNTIFTFGYNKNEVTRIQQNNTVLLATVGTGAAAVGKPVSGLYSFRFAGLNADGLPLFYNGKDNPTYQISKYSRDLNMLRYEGSRDPLGSGGLTNSFRYKNLNLSFLFTYSFGNVVRLNPIMQRYFSDVEALDATLVNRWRAPGHEQYTNVPRIIEAETRTMLLEASADPFTFYNRSDIRTANGSFIRLKNVMVNYALPNALIKKYGMKGLQITAQAQNLALWADSKLQGQDPEALVSGISIPAATTFTLGLNINL; this is encoded by the coding sequence ATGAGACCCAAAACCATAACACTAATTGCGTGCCTGCTATTATTCCAGGCAACTCTCTTTGCTCAGAAAATCAATTTCACCGGTAAGTCGGTAACACTGCAAAAAACATTTGCTGCCATCGAGTCGCAAACCGGATACTCGGTGTTCTGTAACAAAGAACTGTTGAAGCAGGCGAAACCTGTAAACGTTACTGCTGTTGACATGCCATTGCAGAAATTCCTGCAACTCATTCTGGAAGGGCAGCAGCTCCGGTACGACATCGAGGGCAACACCATTTTCATCAAGCAAACGGAGAAAACGGCCCCTAAACCCCCAAACGATGATACCCATTTGGCTCCCGCCAGCCGGGAGCTGAAGGGTAAAATCCTGGATGCCGCAACAGGCAATCCAGTTGCCGGAGCAAGCATTCATATTCCTGGCAGGAATACAGGTGTGAGCTCCGATGCAAAAGGAGAATTCAGTATCAAAGTGAATGATGGCGAAAAGATAGAGATCAGCTCTATCGGTTATGAATCGCAGGAGCTCATCATCAGGGCAGCAACACATTTCCTCGATATCCGGTTGAACGTTGCGCAGGAAGCGATGAAAGATGTGGTGGTAACGGGTTATCAAAAAGTGAACAAACGCACATTCACCGGCTCTGTTGGAAAAGTGAAATCCGATCAACTGGCAACGGCCGGTATCTCCGATGTGGGCAAATCATTGCAGGGTATGGTAGCTGGTGTGGCCGTGGAAAATACCAGCGGCACCTTCGGTACCAAATCAAAGATCCGCATCCGTGGCACTTCTTCTATCAGCGGCAACCAGGAACCGCTCTGGGTTGTGGATGGCGTGGTGATAGACGATCCCGTGAACCTCAATCCCAATCAGCTTTATTCAGGTGATGCCGCCACAATGCTCAGCTCGGCCATCAGTGGTATCAATCCTGATGATATAGAAGATATTCAGATCCTCAAAGATGCATCAGCTACCGCCATGTACGGAACTCAGGCCGTGAATGGCGTGATCGTTGTTTCTACAAAGAAAGGAAAGATCGGCGCACCGGTGGTGAGCTACAAGAATAATTTCAGCATGGCGATGAAGCCTTCCGTTACACAGTTCAATGTGATGAACTCCAAACAAAGGATGGAATTTTCAGAAGAGCTCTATGATAAGAACATGCTGGACTTCACCAACCTCAACCGCAACTACGGCGCATTTGGAAAATTGCTTTCGCAATTGTCTCGCAAGGAGATCACCTGGGACGAATACTATGACAATATCCAGCGCGCCAAAACCTACAATACAGACTGGTTTGATGAACTGTTCAGGAATTCTGTAAATCAGGAACACAGTATCAGCGTAAGTTCGGGAACAGAGAAATCACAGATCTATTTGTCCGGAAGTTATTTCAGGGATGCAGGACAAACAGTAGGCCAGCATCTGGACAGGTACACTGCCAATATCAGGGCCAATTTCGATTTCACTAAAAAGTTCTCCCTCACCGGCACACTGTACGCTTCCGCGAGGAACCAGCGCAGTTTTGGGACAGAGAACTCAACAGAGGCCATTGCCGGTATTGTTGAGCGCGCTTTCGATATCAACCCTTATACCTATGCGCGCAGCACCAGCAGGGCTATGAGACCCTATGATGATAATGGAAACCTGGAATATTACCAGATGAACTATGCGCCTTTCAATATCGTGAATGAACTGAAGAATAATTTCATCGATATCCGTTTACGCGAGATCAAATTCCAGATCGATGCCAACTGGAAGATCACGAAGAACCTTTCTTACAATGGGATCTTCTCAGGCCGTATGTCATCTGTTGCCAGTGATCATATCGCAACAGAAAAATCGAATACTGCACTGAGTTATCGCGCCATGCAGAACAGTTCAGTTCGCGGCGCCAATACAAATCTTTATAATGATCCGTTCGATCTTAGTCAGTACCCTATTTCTGTTTTACCCCGGGGTGGTATCGTGATCACCGATAACACCCTCGGGGAATTCTACACGGTTCGGAATTCACTGAACTGGAAATCTTATTTCGCAGAGAACCATAGCATCGACCTGCTGGCTGGCACGGAGCTGCGCCACAGGAAGTACCTCACGGATTATTACAAGGGCTATGGTTTTGAATATTTCAGCGGGCTCACGTCCAGCCCGGATTACAGGGCCATTCAACGTGATATCCTCTCCGGTACTGCGGACCCTTATTATGGTAAGTCGCAGAACATTCAGCATGAGGCCAGCTTCTTTGCCAACCTCGCGTATTCCATTCAGAACAAATACAATTTCACACTCTCAACGCGTGCAGACGGATCCAACAGGCTCGGTACTTCCGAGCGTTTCCGCTTCCTGCCCATCTGGGTGGTGGGCGCCAGCTGGAATATGGACGAGGAAGCTTTTATCAAAGACATCGAAGCCATCGATTTCCTGAAGCTGAGAAGTTCTTACGGATTGCGCGGGAATATCAGCGGTCTCGGCAGTGCAGAGATGCTGGCTTACTACGGAACTACTACACGCTTCGATCCCAATACCATCGAAACAGTGATCAATATCACTTCTCCTGAAAATCCTACGATGAGATGGGAGAAAGAAAAAATGTTCAATGCAGCTGTAGAGTTCGGATTGTATAACAGGGTAACTACCACGCTGGAATATTATAGCCGTTACAATTATGATCTCATCGGTGGTATCGAAGTTTCCCGTGTGAGTGGTCAGCAACGCAAGACCGTGAACTGGGCCGATATGCGCAACCATGGGTTTGAGGTTACCATCAATACCAGCAATATCAAGAGAAGGGATTTCGCCTGGAACACCATTTTCACCTTCGGATACAACAAGAATGAAGTAACGCGTATTCAGCAAAACAATACTGTGTTGCTGGCAACTGTGGGAACTGGTGCAGCTGCAGTGGGCAAGCCGGTGAGTGGTTTGTATTCTTTCCGTTTTGCAGGACTGAATGCTGACGGTCTTCCACTTTTCTACAATGGCAAAGACAATCCGACCTACCAGATCTCGAAGTACAGTCGCGATCTCAATATGCTCAGATACGAGGGAAGCCGCGATCCGCTTGGTTCCGGCGGTCTTACCAACTCTTTTCGTTATAAGAACCTGAATTTGTCTTTTCTCTTTACCTATTCTTTCGGCAATGTGGTTCGCCTGAATCCCATCATGCAGCGTTACTTCTCCGATGTGGAAGCGTTGGACGCAACACTGGTCAACAGGTGGCGTGCGCCGGGACATGAGCAATATACCAATGTGCCGCGCATCATCGAAGCTGAAACACGCACCATGCTGCTGGAAGCAAGCGCCGATCCATTCACGTTCTACAACAGAAGCGATATCAGAACAGCCAACGGCTCATTCATCCGTCTTAAGAATGTAATGGTCAATTATGCATTGCCCAATGCACTGATCAAAAAATATGGAATGAAGGGGCTGCAGATCACAGCACAGGCTCAGAACCTGGCGCTCTGGGCCGATTCCAAATTGCAGGGACAGGATCCAGAAGCGCTGGTCTCCGGCATTTCGATCCCCGCTGCCACCACTTTCACCTTAGGTCTGAACATTAACTTATAA
- a CDS encoding RagB/SusD family nutrient uptake outer membrane protein, translated as MNNIAKYLFLLFTAGILLGGCKKFLEVNPDNRVRPQSVEDYQAIITGAYPQAFHMFTELYTDNYRFYDYPDYNNANINSWLKPIYLWSDEYITGNAVTPEAGWRKYYNSIYNANVVLESIDKAPGDDALRSNVKGEALLVRAYAHFMLVNIFAKHYDAATAATDPGVPYALATEKEAGSTYKRDNVKHVYDLIEKDALEGIALVNDAQMKVPKHHFNKTAANAFMSRFYLFRGDWEKCIEYSNRVLNANSSVRNLLVDWDKDFATGNYSAFANAYCSVNQPNVLMMQYTLEWNSFYLTGMYGNEFRSTFAAEDIRGRMFTFTSNQTPNYIIRKFRSVQSEGHQYSDVALFVVEEVMYNAAEAYVRKQNPDYDYAINALNTILVKRMRPYTALKRSDYPTEKAMLDKILDERRRELCYEGYRWFDIKRYNIPVTHWNGVRNIELKADDPRRLFQIPFAELTANIDMEPNPR; from the coding sequence ATGAACAATATTGCTAAATATCTTTTTTTACTTTTCACTGCCGGCATACTCCTGGGCGGTTGCAAAAAGTTCCTGGAAGTGAACCCCGACAATCGCGTGAGGCCACAGTCCGTGGAGGATTACCAGGCAATCATTACCGGCGCTTACCCACAGGCATTCCATATGTTTACGGAATTGTACACCGATAATTACCGGTTCTACGATTATCCCGATTACAACAATGCCAATATCAATTCCTGGCTCAAGCCCATCTATCTCTGGTCCGATGAATACATCACCGGCAATGCCGTTACTCCGGAAGCAGGATGGAGAAAATATTACAACAGTATCTACAATGCAAATGTGGTGCTGGAAAGTATCGACAAAGCTCCCGGAGATGATGCGCTTCGCAGCAATGTGAAAGGAGAAGCCCTGCTGGTACGCGCTTACGCGCATTTCATGCTGGTGAACATCTTTGCCAAACATTATGATGCTGCAACAGCCGCTACTGATCCCGGCGTTCCTTATGCACTGGCAACAGAGAAAGAAGCAGGATCTACTTACAAAAGGGATAATGTAAAACATGTGTATGATCTTATCGAGAAAGATGCGTTGGAAGGAATTGCACTGGTGAATGATGCTCAGATGAAAGTGCCAAAGCACCATTTCAACAAAACAGCAGCCAATGCATTCATGAGCCGATTCTATCTTTTCAGGGGCGATTGGGAAAAATGTATCGAATACAGCAATAGAGTTCTCAACGCCAATTCAAGCGTAAGGAATTTGCTGGTTGACTGGGACAAGGATTTTGCTACCGGCAATTACAGCGCCTTCGCAAATGCCTATTGCTCCGTGAACCAACCCAATGTGCTGATGATGCAATACACGCTGGAATGGAATTCATTCTATCTTACCGGTATGTATGGAAACGAGTTCAGGAGCACGTTTGCTGCGGAAGATATTCGCGGCCGCATGTTCACTTTCACCAGTAATCAAACACCCAATTACATTATTCGCAAATTCAGGTCGGTTCAATCGGAAGGTCACCAGTATTCGGATGTGGCGCTCTTTGTTGTGGAAGAAGTGATGTACAATGCGGCGGAAGCCTATGTGCGTAAACAGAATCCTGATTATGATTACGCCATCAATGCGCTGAATACGATCCTGGTGAAACGTATGCGTCCTTACACAGCGCTGAAACGTTCGGATTATCCCACTGAAAAGGCAATGCTGGATAAGATCCTGGATGAAAGAAGAAGAGAGCTTTGTTATGAAGGATACAGGTGGTTCGATATAAAACGATACAATATTCCTGTTACCCACTGGAATGGTGTGAGAAATATCGAGCTGAAAGCCGATGATCCCAGAAGGCTTTTCCAGATCCCGTTTGCAGAGTTGACTGCCAACATCGATATGGAACCGAATCCCAGGTAA
- a CDS encoding substrate import-associated zinc metallohydrolase lipoprotein: MSKRIIFYAIACCLLATSCKKEDAIPYEPYEAPAKPDNPTDLAIYDIFTEYQSKIIYRWDRRYITADAFASPPNESIVLPYVENVLRKLFIAPYDRQKSEFMRQNMPIEMILFGTKMNYVEGDERNFSASGTAYGLSRVIVTSVNGYDLTDATWLKNQYATLHHEFAHVLDKKFGRPAGFDKISEGKYAGGTSYAAFTQAEARSRGFWRNYGMSNESEDFATWVDGIVTTPKESVLLIADENTFLQQKYKMVYNFYLEKGIDLHVLQAYLQNVLDNL, encoded by the coding sequence ATGTCTAAACGAATTATATTTTACGCCATCGCCTGTTGCCTGCTTGCCACATCCTGCAAGAAGGAAGATGCGATCCCTTACGAGCCTTACGAAGCCCCGGCCAAACCTGATAATCCCACTGACCTGGCCATCTATGATATTTTCACCGAATACCAGAGCAAGATCATTTATCGCTGGGACAGGCGCTATATCACTGCCGACGCCTTTGCTTCTCCTCCCAATGAATCCATTGTACTGCCTTATGTGGAGAACGTGCTGCGCAAGCTGTTCATCGCTCCTTACGACAGACAGAAGTCTGAATTCATGCGTCAGAACATGCCCATCGAGATGATCCTTTTCGGTACAAAAATGAATTATGTGGAAGGCGATGAAAGAAATTTCAGCGCTTCCGGTACTGCATACGGATTGAGCCGCGTGATTGTGACCAGTGTAAATGGCTATGATCTCACGGATGCCACCTGGCTGAAAAATCAATATGCCACTTTACACCATGAGTTTGCGCACGTACTGGATAAAAAGTTCGGCAGACCTGCAGGGTTCGACAAGATCTCTGAAGGGAAATATGCAGGCGGCACCAGCTATGCGGCCTTTACACAGGCGGAAGCGCGCAGCCGCGGCTTCTGGCGGAACTATGGCATGAGCAATGAATCGGAGGATTTCGCTACCTGGGTGGATGGTATTGTTACCACTCCCAAAGAAAGCGTGCTGCTGATCGCGGATGAGAACACCTTCCTTCAGCAGAAGTACAAAATGGTGTACAATTTCTATCTCGAAAAAGGCATCGACCTGCATGTATTGCAGGCTTATTTACAAAACGTACTCGATAATCTCTGA
- a CDS encoding DUF4302 domain-containing protein, with translation MKLINQTILLCFLTVLLALDACRKPTTQLPEREMPPSVAELAAAYKKILVAATEGWYVLYKPTAESEGIAMKIKFEENGKVKIISGLRNYHEEADNEYSFAGETILQLVFADNSVFGELTRTVNGFNKFKIVQQEDGSFSLKRADGFDNLSYALVKVNTTNQQVLQSQIQAVLDQIAFEEEQERLTTEAREKIAALVEADPGYYWENLLLENFGARLEAIDTTARTITLAWPATGSSTAVSHTINYKPVPAGMALEPAITKDSYTIDTLKFGAFTDGSLEIISAGNAGAGKLGWMHVPPFPYQNAIAGAPNTYTTADYFVRNGELPRFFGYTLDNMDIYYSPALQPYIEDLKAYFVTQGFKADELFRLQFYNNNYNGTTIPDDHAQRNQLQLLIRNGAGTSTFQVFHYDLQKLGPNHVSMVSFGTSGSSAAPYKEKVVAFMNEIFTVEGFTVVPVGRNGTSASALQKLRLVSRKDSRIWLELLVNNTTLTIYFD, from the coding sequence ATGAAACTTATCAACCAAACAATACTGCTTTGCTTCCTGACAGTACTGCTGGCTCTGGACGCCTGCAGGAAACCCACCACCCAATTGCCTGAAAGGGAAATGCCTCCCTCTGTAGCAGAACTGGCTGCCGCATATAAAAAGATACTGGTTGCCGCTACTGAAGGCTGGTATGTATTATATAAACCAACAGCAGAATCGGAAGGCATTGCCATGAAGATCAAATTCGAAGAAAATGGAAAAGTGAAAATCATTTCCGGTCTGAGGAACTACCACGAAGAAGCAGATAATGAATACTCCTTTGCGGGTGAAACGATCCTTCAACTTGTATTTGCTGATAATTCTGTTTTTGGCGAGCTCACAAGAACTGTGAACGGCTTCAATAAATTCAAGATCGTTCAGCAGGAAGATGGCAGCTTTTCACTGAAGAGGGCGGATGGTTTCGATAACCTCAGCTATGCCCTGGTGAAAGTGAATACAACCAACCAGCAGGTACTGCAATCACAGATACAGGCAGTGCTTGATCAGATAGCGTTTGAAGAGGAGCAGGAAAGACTTACCACGGAAGCAAGAGAAAAGATCGCTGCACTGGTGGAAGCCGATCCTGGTTATTACTGGGAGAACCTGCTGCTGGAAAATTTTGGAGCAAGACTGGAAGCCATCGATACAACCGCCCGGACCATCACACTTGCATGGCCTGCAACCGGTTCATCAACAGCTGTGTCGCACACCATCAATTACAAACCGGTACCTGCTGGTATGGCGCTGGAACCTGCCATTACAAAAGATAGCTACACCATCGATACTTTGAAGTTCGGCGCATTTACAGATGGGTCGCTCGAGATCATTTCTGCAGGCAATGCAGGCGCCGGAAAGCTGGGCTGGATGCATGTTCCGCCATTCCCTTACCAGAACGCGATTGCCGGAGCCCCCAATACGTACACAACTGCCGACTATTTTGTAAGGAATGGCGAACTGCCGCGCTTCTTCGGCTATACGCTGGACAATATGGATATCTATTATAGTCCGGCCCTGCAGCCTTATATCGAAGACCTCAAAGCATATTTCGTAACACAGGGATTCAAGGCCGATGAGTTGTTCCGTTTACAATTCTATAACAACAATTACAACGGTACTACTATCCCTGATGATCATGCGCAGCGCAACCAGTTGCAGTTGCTGATCAGGAACGGTGCCGGTACCAGCACTTTCCAGGTTTTCCATTATGATCTGCAAAAACTGGGGCCCAATCATGTTTCGATGGTAAGCTTCGGTACATCAGGTTCCTCCGCAGCTCCATATAAGGAAAAAGTGGTAGCGTTCATGAACGAGATCTTTACAGTTGAAGGATTTACTGTAGTACCCGTGGGCAGGAATGGTACATCCGCAAGTGCCCTGCAAAAGCTCAGACTGGTGAGCAGGAAAGACAGCCGGATCTGGCTTGAATTATTAGTGAACAATACAACACTGACCATCTATTTCGATTAA
- a CDS encoding DUF4302 domain-containing protein, whose translation MKKIIIIAFIAASFAGCSKTYEGTVIPEDVPDLAALQNGYMQQLAASTEGWYMEYKPTSNPTKVSLLMKFSNDGKVSLVSDYKGYTDEQENVRFRVGGNVKPELIFETYSVMHAIAENIGGKFEFYISPNADGNFSLTQINGPVNTVYTLRKAVATDRADIQAKANTALLLQQFAGNASAYFKNLELASFDAFWELNTDQQTLKLTWEDQAGTPVSKTVTYNYIANGIALSEPVTKDGISIDGLYFGTATANELEITAAGNAGAGRIAVSHTPAFPYKGTANLFMRIDNVLPRFFAYTLDDPASYYSPDLQPHVAALRELISPAQLRIQLYHYNMNAGGTTPANQLYSMQLLVKNEAGANVFIPYYTSLAKMDESHVVVTPLGTTNSVGAPYLTPVLDFMKIIFPEEGVTVVPYGRSGTLQRLRVISRKDSRIWFNIIVSTPTGIYVD comes from the coding sequence ATGAAAAAAATAATCATTATTGCATTTATCGCTGCTTCATTTGCAGGTTGCAGTAAAACATATGAAGGAACAGTGATCCCTGAAGATGTGCCGGACCTGGCTGCGCTTCAGAACGGTTACATGCAGCAGCTTGCAGCATCAACGGAAGGCTGGTACATGGAATACAAGCCCACCAGCAATCCTACTAAAGTGAGCCTGCTGATGAAATTCAGCAATGACGGAAAAGTAAGCCTGGTATCGGATTATAAAGGATATACCGATGAACAGGAGAATGTACGGTTCCGGGTTGGCGGCAATGTAAAGCCCGAACTGATTTTTGAAACCTATTCCGTGATGCATGCCATCGCGGAAAATATCGGTGGCAAGTTCGAGTTTTACATCAGTCCGAACGCAGACGGAAATTTTTCCCTCACCCAGATAAACGGTCCGGTAAACACTGTGTACACACTCCGTAAAGCTGTGGCCACAGATAGGGCAGATATCCAGGCAAAGGCCAATACTGCCCTCCTTTTACAGCAATTTGCCGGTAATGCTTCAGCTTATTTTAAGAATTTGGAACTGGCCAGTTTTGATGCTTTCTGGGAACTGAACACAGATCAGCAGACATTGAAACTAACCTGGGAAGATCAGGCCGGAACGCCTGTAAGCAAAACTGTAACGTATAATTATATCGCAAACGGTATAGCCCTGAGTGAACCTGTAACCAAAGATGGGATCAGTATCGATGGCCTGTATTTCGGCACTGCTACTGCCAATGAGCTCGAAATAACAGCCGCAGGAAATGCAGGAGCGGGAAGGATCGCAGTATCCCATACACCTGCATTTCCCTACAAGGGCACAGCTAACCTGTTCATGCGTATAGACAACGTGTTACCGAGATTCTTCGCGTACACACTCGATGATCCGGCTAGCTATTACAGCCCGGACCTGCAGCCGCATGTAGCTGCCTTGCGTGAGCTGATCTCTCCTGCGCAACTGAGGATACAATTGTATCACTACAATATGAACGCGGGCGGCACAACACCAGCCAATCAATTGTACTCGATGCAACTCCTGGTAAAGAATGAGGCTGGCGCCAATGTATTCATCCCATATTATACTTCCCTGGCAAAAATGGATGAGAGCCATGTAGTGGTAACACCGCTGGGTACCACCAATTCTGTTGGCGCGCCGTATCTCACGCCAGTACTGGATTTTATGAAGATCATCTTTCCTGAAGAGGGGGTAACTGTTGTTCCCTACGGAAGATCAGGAACACTTCAGCGTTTACGCGTGATCAGCAGGAAGGATTCCAGGATCTGGTTCAATATCATCGTGAGCACGCCAACCGGTATTTATGTAGACTAA
- a CDS encoding isoaspartyl peptidase/L-asparaginase family protein, whose translation MKRTKFIACIILIALSGLQWNKPVKPSPKYVLVLHGGAGTIVKKNMTDAAEQKYREALTEALQSGYKLLQDGGSGLDAVVAAIKVMEDSPLFNAGKGAVFTNNGKNELDASIMDGATRAAGAVAGVTTIKNPITGARAVMEKSGHVMLSGQGADDFAKAQGLEIVDPSYFYTEGRWKALQRLLKKDSAKTELDHDEKKTSFVPASPNNDDKFGTVGAVALDKNGNLAAGTSTGGMTNKKYGRVGDSPVIGAGTYANQQVAVSCTGWGEFYIRTVAAYDVAAQMEYSKLSVEKATRQVIEKIGKLGGNGGMVALDKNGKMAMPFNTEGMFRAAITEDGNVSVWFYKD comes from the coding sequence GTGAAAAGGACTAAATTCATTGCATGCATTATTCTGATAGCACTCTCAGGCCTTCAATGGAACAAACCTGTAAAGCCTTCGCCTAAATATGTACTGGTACTGCATGGCGGCGCCGGTACGATTGTGAAAAAAAATATGACTGATGCCGCAGAACAGAAATACCGGGAAGCTCTAACCGAAGCTTTGCAATCAGGTTACAAACTGTTACAGGATGGAGGTTCTGGTCTGGATGCTGTTGTGGCCGCCATCAAAGTAATGGAAGATTCTCCCTTGTTCAATGCAGGTAAAGGCGCTGTATTTACCAACAACGGGAAAAATGAACTGGACGCAAGCATTATGGATGGAGCAACACGCGCCGCAGGCGCAGTTGCCGGAGTAACCACCATCAAGAACCCGATCACCGGTGCGAGAGCAGTGATGGAAAAATCAGGGCATGTAATGCTGAGCGGACAGGGCGCCGATGATTTTGCGAAAGCACAGGGACTTGAAATTGTGGATCCTTCCTATTTCTATACGGAAGGAAGATGGAAGGCGCTGCAAAGGTTGCTCAAAAAAGATTCGGCCAAAACGGAACTGGACCATGATGAAAAGAAAACTTCCTTTGTTCCAGCTTCCCCCAACAATGACGATAAATTCGGTACTGTTGGCGCAGTGGCGCTGGATAAGAATGGTAACCTGGCGGCCGGAACCAGTACCGGTGGCATGACCAATAAGAAATATGGACGGGTGGGTGATTCACCTGTCATCGGCGCAGGAACTTATGCCAATCAGCAGGTAGCTGTATCCTGCACAGGATGGGGTGAATTCTATATCCGTACTGTGGCTGCCTATGATGTAGCTGCACAAATGGAATACAGTAAGCTCTCAGTGGAAAAAGCTACGCGGCAGGTGATTGAAAAGATCGGCAAGCTCGGTGGTAACGGAGGTATGGTTGCACTGGACAAAAATGGAAAAATGGCCATGCCCTTCAATACTGAGGGGATGTTCCGCGCCGCCATAACAGAGGACGGCAATGTGTCTGTGTGGTTTTACAAGGATTAG